In Haloarchaeobius litoreus, the following are encoded in one genomic region:
- a CDS encoding alpha/beta hydrolase family protein, with translation MDGLPLDSYYDLTSPGFQLAVSPDGQRVAYTVAEFDADADDPHGSLFVVPTDGSREPHRLNRASDAGPAKWGPDSKRLAFVAARDEDLGLTVAGDETEEAADTDPEAGEDEDGAEDDGEGTGGGNGDEPKSQVWLFDLVRGGDARQVTEFDEGVAEFDWGPDGERLVVSARDPSERAEADAEAREDGPVKTETERLQHVHEGQGFLDEVATYLFVVDVETGEQRRLDHTGTATAAAAQGLGPAWSPDGDCIAFVANQRADADDSNARDLHSIAPDGDDHVVHTDGGVSAGRGAWDDAGDRLAFAASPADDVYEPTEPHVLDRESGDVESVAAGLDRTLWYFGGPCWVDGDILALVGDEGRTRFARFDDDGGGATRLYEDQRATESLLTFDAAGGTAAAVISSPDDGVDVYGLDVDALVARTEVSRTRLTALNDDLLDRYEQPGCRKLTVESDDVSVDAWTFYPSDFDPDAPDARPTVLAIHGGPAFYDQPLFQFADAVLTTRGYIVCRVNYRGSTSYGSAFSGALRGRWNSVEVDDLLAVTDELVERGWADPERLFATGFSQGGINTAYLVTRTDRFAAAAAEHGIYDARSAFGTDDSHVWWGQEFGLPWEDGDTYDDISSLPDVGEVDTPTLLTAGANDRRCPPEQAEQFYVSLRKQGLDSRLVIYDDGHDISTPVRAIHRLEELIGWFDRFDPATDDVSREAYDPHGREEDDEDDEVE, from the coding sequence GATCTCACGTCGCCGGGGTTCCAGCTCGCGGTCTCGCCGGACGGCCAGCGCGTCGCCTACACCGTCGCGGAGTTCGACGCGGACGCGGACGACCCGCACGGCTCGCTGTTCGTCGTGCCGACCGACGGCAGTCGGGAGCCGCATCGACTGAACCGCGCCTCCGACGCCGGCCCAGCGAAGTGGGGCCCTGATAGCAAGCGACTCGCGTTCGTGGCCGCCCGCGACGAGGACCTCGGGCTGACGGTGGCCGGGGACGAAACCGAGGAAGCAGCCGACACCGACCCCGAAGCGGGCGAAGACGAAGACGGTGCCGAGGATGACGGCGAGGGCACTGGCGGCGGCAACGGCGACGAGCCGAAGTCGCAGGTCTGGCTGTTCGACCTCGTCCGCGGCGGCGACGCCCGTCAGGTGACCGAGTTCGACGAGGGCGTCGCCGAATTCGACTGGGGACCGGACGGCGAACGACTCGTCGTCTCGGCCCGAGACCCGAGCGAACGAGCGGAGGCCGACGCCGAGGCGCGCGAGGACGGACCCGTGAAGACCGAGACCGAGCGTCTCCAGCACGTCCACGAGGGGCAGGGCTTTCTCGACGAGGTGGCGACGTACCTGTTCGTCGTGGACGTCGAGACCGGCGAGCAACGACGACTCGACCACACCGGTACCGCGACGGCGGCCGCCGCGCAGGGGCTCGGGCCGGCGTGGAGCCCCGACGGCGACTGCATCGCGTTCGTCGCGAACCAGCGCGCCGACGCCGACGACAGCAACGCGCGGGACCTCCACAGCATCGCGCCCGACGGCGACGACCACGTCGTCCACACCGACGGGGGCGTGAGCGCTGGCCGGGGCGCGTGGGACGACGCGGGCGACCGGCTCGCGTTCGCCGCCAGCCCGGCAGACGACGTGTACGAGCCGACGGAGCCGCACGTGCTCGACCGCGAGTCGGGCGACGTCGAGTCGGTGGCGGCCGGGCTCGACCGCACACTCTGGTACTTCGGCGGCCCCTGCTGGGTCGACGGCGACATCCTCGCGCTCGTCGGCGACGAGGGGCGCACCCGGTTCGCACGCTTCGACGACGACGGCGGCGGCGCGACGCGGCTGTACGAGGACCAGCGCGCCACCGAGTCACTGCTCACCTTCGACGCAGCGGGCGGCACCGCCGCGGCGGTAATCTCATCACCCGACGACGGCGTCGACGTGTACGGCCTCGACGTCGATGCGCTGGTTGCTCGCACCGAGGTGTCCCGAACCCGGCTCACCGCGCTCAACGACGACCTGCTCGACCGGTACGAGCAGCCGGGCTGCCGAAAACTCACCGTCGAGTCCGACGACGTGTCCGTCGACGCGTGGACGTTCTACCCGTCGGACTTCGACCCGGACGCCCCCGACGCGCGCCCGACCGTCCTCGCCATCCACGGCGGCCCGGCGTTCTACGACCAGCCGCTGTTCCAGTTCGCCGACGCCGTTCTCACGACCCGAGGGTACATCGTCTGCCGGGTGAACTACCGCGGCTCGACCTCCTACGGCAGTGCGTTCTCCGGCGCGCTCCGTGGCCGCTGGAACTCCGTCGAGGTCGACGACCTCCTCGCGGTCACCGACGAGCTCGTCGAGCGCGGCTGGGCCGATCCCGAGCGGCTGTTCGCCACCGGCTTCTCGCAGGGCGGCATCAACACCGCGTACCTCGTCACCCGCACCGACCGCTTCGCCGCCGCAGCTGCCGAGCACGGCATCTACGACGCCCGCTCGGCCTTCGGCACCGACGACTCGCACGTCTGGTGGGGCCAGGAGTTCGGCCTGCCCTGGGAGGACGGCGACACCTACGACGACATCTCCAGCCTGCCGGACGTGGGGGAGGTCGACACTCCGACACTGCTCACCGCCGGCGCGAACGACCGCCGGTGTCCGCCGGAGCAGGCCGAGCAGTTCTACGTCTCCCTCCGCAAGCAGGGGCTCGACTCGCGGCTGGTCATCTACGACGACGGCCACGACATCTCCACCCCCGTCCGTGCCATCCACCGTCTCGAGGAGCTCATCGGCTGGTTCGACCGGTTCGACCCGGCGACGGACGACGTTTCCCGCGAGGCGTACGACCCCCACGGGAGGGAGGAGGACGACGAAGACGACGAGGTGGAGTGA